A single region of the Gasterosteus aculeatus chromosome 1, fGasAcu3.hap1.1, whole genome shotgun sequence genome encodes:
- the p4ha3 gene encoding prolyl 4-hydroxylase subunit alpha-3 isoform X1, protein MFPAGALLSWGLLTVAVVPASLGEMYTSLLNVKQAIGVERKLIGYLRTYIDHESERLDDIKRFHAKVSDLHTEVYRGPAAAMANPLLAFTLIKRMHSEWLNVVYSNEAQENAQALRSGYEKEEGDLPKLEDLQGAAKALMRLQDVYALQVASLVRGRFQRVTDGKSIDVYLPAVSVPLSGDDCFQVGKVAYEQEDYYHSVQWLEESVRLFRGTGGIWRPENEGTLEDALDHLAFSHFKTGNVSHALSLSQELLHYDPENGRVLQNVEKYEKLLVSSSPESIRANELRRPTSNHLRTRDTYEMLCRTQGSQQPLQFENPRLFCDYFTNGNPQLLLLPVRREVLSVQPYVVLYHNFITDKEAEDIKRTSHPGLKRSVVAAGEKQATAEYRISKSAWLKGSSHSTVGKLDNKISVLTGLNVKHPYGEHLQVVNYGIGGHYEPHFDHATLPSSPVFKLKTGNRVATFMIYLSTVEAGGSTAFIYANFSVPVVEKAAIFWWNLHRNGQGDADTLHAGCPVLIGDKWVANKWIHEHGQEFQRRCSLNPEE, encoded by the exons ATGTTCCCCGCGGGCGCTCTCCTCTCTTGGGGCCTCCTGACCGTCGCCGTGGTCCCCGCGTCTTTGGGGGAAATGTACACGTCGCTGCTGAACGTGAAGCAGGCGATCGGCGTCGAACGGAAGCTGATCGGTTACTTGAGGACTTACATCGACCACGAGTCGGAGCGACTGGATGACATCAAGCG TTTTCATGCCAAAGTTTCAGACCTGCACACTGAAGTTTATAGAGGCCCGGCGGCTGCGATGGCAAACCCGCTGCTGGCATTCACCCTGATCAAGAGGATGCATTCAGAGTGGCTGAATGTAGTGTACAGCAACGAAGCCCAGGAGAACGCACAAG CCCTCAGGTCCGGTTACGAGAAGGAGGAGGGCGATCTGCCCAAACTGGAAGACCTCCAGGGAGCCGCCAAGGCGCTGATGAGGCTGCAGGATGTGTATGCTCTCCAGGTCGCGAGTCTCGTAAGGGGTCGTTTCCAGAGAGTCACTGATGGCAAGTCTATCGACGTCTACCTGCCGGCAGTCTCTGTCCCGCTGTCTGGTGATGACTGCTTTCAGGTTGGAAAG GTGGCGTACGAGCAGGAAGACTACTACCACTCGGTGCAGTGGTTGGAGGAGTCGGTGCGTCTCTTCAGGGGAACGGGAGGCATTTGGAGGCCTGAGAATGAAGGGACTTTGGAGGACGCTCTGGATCATCTGGCCTTCTCTCATTTCAAG ACAGGAAACGTCTCCCACGCTCTCAGTTTATCTCAAGAACTACTGCATTATG ATCCAGAGAATGGAAGGGTTTTGCAGAATGTTGAGAAATACGAGAAACTGCTGGTTTCAAGTTCACCCGAATCAATCAGGGCGAATGAGCTGAGGAGACCGACCTCCAATCATTTAAGGACCAGAGACACTTATGAGATGCTCTGCCGGACCCAAGGCTCTCAG CAGCCGCTGCAGTTTGAAAACCCAAGACTGTTCTGTGATTACTTCACCAACGGGAATCCTCAGCTGCTACTTCTGCCCGTCAGACGGGAAGTGCTGAGCGTGCAGCCGTATGTGGTTCTGTACCACAACTTCATTACTGACAAAGAGGCAGAGGACATCAAGAGGACCTCCCATCCCGGA TTGAAACGATCTGTGGTGGCAGCTGGAGAGAAACAAGCAACAGCAGAGTATCGCATCAGCAAAAG CGCATGGCTGAAGGGCTCATCACACTCCACTGTTGGGAAGCTGGACAACAAGATCTCCGTGCTCACAGGTTTGAATGTGAAGCATCCATATGGCGAGCATCTCCAAGTGGTTAATTATGGGATTGGGGGCCATTATGAACCTCACTTTGATCACGCTACA TTGCCTTCAAGTCCTGTATTCAAGCTCAAAACTGGGAATCGAGTGGCAACCTTTATGATATAT CTCAGCACTGTCGAAGCAGGTGGGTCCACAGCCTTCATCTACGCCAACTTCAGCGTCCCCGTTGTGGAG AAAGCTGCCATTTTCTGGTGGAATCTCCATAGAAACGGTCAAGGAGATGCAGACACGCTGCATGCCGGCTGTCCTGTGCTCATCGGTGACAAATGGG TGGCAAACAAATGGATCCATGAGCACGGCCAAGAGTTCCAACGCCGCTGCAGCCTGAATCCTGAAGAGTGA
- the p4ha3 gene encoding prolyl 4-hydroxylase subunit alpha-3 isoform X2, translated as MFPAGALLSWGLLTVAVVPASLGEMYTSLLNVKQAIGVERKLIGYLRTYIDHESERLDDIKRFHAKVSDLHTEVYRGPAAAMANPLLAFTLIKRMHSEWLNVVYSNEAQENAQALRSGYEKEEGDLPKLEDLQGAAKALMRLQDVYALQVASLVRGRFQRVTDGKSIDVYLPAVSVPLSGDDCFQVGKVAYEQEDYYHSVQWLEESVRLFRGTGGIWRPENEGTLEDALDHLAFSHFKTGNVSHALSLSQELLHYDPENGRVLQNVEKYEKLLVSSSPESIRANELRRPTSNHLRTRDTYEMLCRTQGSQPLQFENPRLFCDYFTNGNPQLLLLPVRREVLSVQPYVVLYHNFITDKEAEDIKRTSHPGLKRSVVAAGEKQATAEYRISKSAWLKGSSHSTVGKLDNKISVLTGLNVKHPYGEHLQVVNYGIGGHYEPHFDHATLPSSPVFKLKTGNRVATFMIYLSTVEAGGSTAFIYANFSVPVVEKAAIFWWNLHRNGQGDADTLHAGCPVLIGDKWVANKWIHEHGQEFQRRCSLNPEE; from the exons ATGTTCCCCGCGGGCGCTCTCCTCTCTTGGGGCCTCCTGACCGTCGCCGTGGTCCCCGCGTCTTTGGGGGAAATGTACACGTCGCTGCTGAACGTGAAGCAGGCGATCGGCGTCGAACGGAAGCTGATCGGTTACTTGAGGACTTACATCGACCACGAGTCGGAGCGACTGGATGACATCAAGCG TTTTCATGCCAAAGTTTCAGACCTGCACACTGAAGTTTATAGAGGCCCGGCGGCTGCGATGGCAAACCCGCTGCTGGCATTCACCCTGATCAAGAGGATGCATTCAGAGTGGCTGAATGTAGTGTACAGCAACGAAGCCCAGGAGAACGCACAAG CCCTCAGGTCCGGTTACGAGAAGGAGGAGGGCGATCTGCCCAAACTGGAAGACCTCCAGGGAGCCGCCAAGGCGCTGATGAGGCTGCAGGATGTGTATGCTCTCCAGGTCGCGAGTCTCGTAAGGGGTCGTTTCCAGAGAGTCACTGATGGCAAGTCTATCGACGTCTACCTGCCGGCAGTCTCTGTCCCGCTGTCTGGTGATGACTGCTTTCAGGTTGGAAAG GTGGCGTACGAGCAGGAAGACTACTACCACTCGGTGCAGTGGTTGGAGGAGTCGGTGCGTCTCTTCAGGGGAACGGGAGGCATTTGGAGGCCTGAGAATGAAGGGACTTTGGAGGACGCTCTGGATCATCTGGCCTTCTCTCATTTCAAG ACAGGAAACGTCTCCCACGCTCTCAGTTTATCTCAAGAACTACTGCATTATG ATCCAGAGAATGGAAGGGTTTTGCAGAATGTTGAGAAATACGAGAAACTGCTGGTTTCAAGTTCACCCGAATCAATCAGGGCGAATGAGCTGAGGAGACCGACCTCCAATCATTTAAGGACCAGAGACACTTATGAGATGCTCTGCCGGACCCAAGGCTCTCAG CCGCTGCAGTTTGAAAACCCAAGACTGTTCTGTGATTACTTCACCAACGGGAATCCTCAGCTGCTACTTCTGCCCGTCAGACGGGAAGTGCTGAGCGTGCAGCCGTATGTGGTTCTGTACCACAACTTCATTACTGACAAAGAGGCAGAGGACATCAAGAGGACCTCCCATCCCGGA TTGAAACGATCTGTGGTGGCAGCTGGAGAGAAACAAGCAACAGCAGAGTATCGCATCAGCAAAAG CGCATGGCTGAAGGGCTCATCACACTCCACTGTTGGGAAGCTGGACAACAAGATCTCCGTGCTCACAGGTTTGAATGTGAAGCATCCATATGGCGAGCATCTCCAAGTGGTTAATTATGGGATTGGGGGCCATTATGAACCTCACTTTGATCACGCTACA TTGCCTTCAAGTCCTGTATTCAAGCTCAAAACTGGGAATCGAGTGGCAACCTTTATGATATAT CTCAGCACTGTCGAAGCAGGTGGGTCCACAGCCTTCATCTACGCCAACTTCAGCGTCCCCGTTGTGGAG AAAGCTGCCATTTTCTGGTGGAATCTCCATAGAAACGGTCAAGGAGATGCAGACACGCTGCATGCCGGCTGTCCTGTGCTCATCGGTGACAAATGGG TGGCAAACAAATGGATCCATGAGCACGGCCAAGAGTTCCAACGCCGCTGCAGCCTGAATCCTGAAGAGTGA
- the or95a1 gene encoding odorant receptor 129-1 — translation MHNLTEFPGNASFNKSLSVIVKVCAVIPFFCVFLYCIVVMLHIFASQRQYLDSPRYILFASMLINDTLQLLSSVLLFLLAMGRVKFAFIYCVPLLFLSTATFQNTPLILATMSLECYVAIFYPLHRPAAWRSDRVWVIILSLWLISCISPIVIYSIGMSDPAGVDVLSTPVLCKSTVINTSQIQAVFQISVYILFFAVVAAVILFTYVRILLEARKLRQDKVSVSKAMHTVLLHGFQLLLCILAFTHPITESLIVLNANWLPEDIAFFNYFCFILMPRILSPLIYGFRDQNFRGSIRKTIFCCSNKVRPDKRGKLRDNLSAS, via the coding sequence ATGCATAATCTCACTGAATTTCCAGGCAATGCATCTTTCAACAAAAGCCTGTCTGTGATCGTCAAGGTGTGTGCGGTTATCCCCTTCTTCTGCGTCTTCCTCTACTGCATTGTTGTCATGCTGCACATTTTTGCATCTCAGAGGCAGTACCTGGACTCCCCACGTTACATCCTGTTCGCCTCTATGTTGATCAATGACACTCTCCAGCTTTTGTCTTCcgtgctgctcttcctcttggcCATGGGCCGGGTGAAATTTGCATTCATCTATTGTGTTCCTCTGCTATTCCTTTCCACGGCCACTTTCCAGAACACACCTTTAATCCTGGCCACCATGTCTCTGGAGTGCTACGTTGCCATTTTCTATCCGCTGCACCGGCCGGCTGCCTGGCGCTCAGACCGTGTCTGGGTGATCATTCTTTCCCTGTGGCtcatcagctgcatctcccccATCGTCATCTACTCCATAGGCATGAGTGATCCTGCCGGAGTGGATGTCCTCTCTACCCCCGTGCTTTGCAAAAGTACTGTTATCAACACATCTCAAATCCAGGCTGTGTTCCAAATCAGTGTGTATATTCTCTTTTTTGCCGTCGTGGCAGCTGTCATCCTTTTTACATACGTGAGAATCCTGCTGGAAGCGAGGAAGCTGAGACAGGACAAAGTGTCTGTGAGCAAAGCCATGCACACCGTGCTGCTGCACGGctttcagctgctgctgtgcattCTGGCCTTCACTCACCCCATCACTGAAAGTCTCATCGTGCTGAATGCCAACTGGCTACCAGAGGACATAgccttttttaattatttctgttTCATCCTCATGCCGCGCATTCTCAGCCCGCTAATCTACGGCTTTAGAGATCAGAATTTCAGGGGCAGCATCAGGAAGACAATTTTCTGTTGCTCAAACAAAGTAAGACCAGACAAGAGAGGCAAGCTTCGGGACAACTTATCTGCTTCTTGA